The proteins below come from a single Streptococcus hyointestinalis genomic window:
- a CDS encoding rhodanese-like domain-containing protein → MLIWVLVAIMVCVMLYTAWNYFRVRRAATFLDNPSFEEKIHTGQLIDIREPSSFQTKHILGARNLPASQLKNSLSAIRKDKPVLIYDSTRSQSLPRTIIMLKKAGYQDLYVLKDGLDYWNGKIKEKKQ, encoded by the coding sequence ATGCTCATTTGGGTTTTAGTCGCTATTATGGTCTGTGTCATGCTCTATACCGCATGGAACTATTTTCGAGTGCGTCGTGCAGCGACCTTTCTAGACAATCCTAGCTTTGAAGAAAAGATACATACGGGTCAGTTGATTGATATTCGTGAGCCAAGCAGCTTTCAGACAAAGCACATCTTAGGAGCACGCAATCTACCAGCGAGCCAGCTAAAAAATAGCCTGTCTGCTATCCGTAAGGACAAGCCAGTACTTATCTATGATAGCACTCGCAGCCAATCGCTACCTCGCACCATCATCATGCTCAAAAAAGCAGGTTACCAAGACCTTTACGTCCTAAAAGACGGGCTTGACTATTGGAATGGGAAGATAAAGGAAAAAAAGCAATAG
- a CDS encoding ROK family glucokinase — MTKKLLGIDLGGTTIKFGILTQDGTIQEKWAIDTNILEDGKHIVPDIVASLKHRMGLYGLTKDDFIGIGMGSPGSVDRDKKTVTGAFNLNWAETQEVGSVIEAELGIPFAIDNDANVATLGERWVGAGANNPDVVFVTLGTGVGGGVIADGNLIHGVAGAGGEIGHIVIEPEDGFECTCGNIGCLETVASATGVVRVARRIAEEYEGDSPIKAAIDNGEAVTSKDIFDAAKDGDAFSLIVVDKVSQYLGLATANISNILNPDSIVIGGGVSAAGEFLRSRVEKYFTRYAFPQVRKSTKVKIAELGNDAGIIGAASLASKFMTD, encoded by the coding sequence ATGACTAAAAAACTTCTGGGTATTGACCTTGGTGGAACAACGATCAAGTTTGGTATTCTCACGCAAGATGGCACCATTCAGGAAAAATGGGCGATTGATACCAACATCTTAGAAGACGGAAAACACATCGTTCCTGATATCGTTGCTTCCCTAAAACATCGCATGGGTCTTTACGGTTTGACAAAGGATGACTTTATCGGTATTGGGATGGGGTCTCCTGGTTCTGTAGACCGTGACAAGAAAACGGTAACAGGTGCCTTCAACCTAAACTGGGCAGAGACTCAAGAAGTTGGCTCTGTCATCGAAGCGGAATTGGGTATTCCATTTGCTATTGACAATGACGCCAATGTCGCAACACTTGGTGAGCGTTGGGTTGGTGCTGGCGCTAACAATCCAGACGTTGTTTTTGTGACACTAGGTACTGGTGTTGGAGGTGGAGTGATTGCTGATGGCAATCTTATCCACGGTGTTGCCGGTGCTGGCGGTGAGATTGGGCATATCGTTATCGAGCCTGAGGATGGTTTTGAGTGTACATGTGGCAATATCGGCTGCCTTGAGACAGTGGCTTCAGCAACAGGTGTTGTGCGTGTGGCACGTCGTATTGCAGAAGAGTATGAGGGAGACTCTCCTATCAAGGCTGCGATTGACAATGGAGAAGCTGTGACAAGTAAAGACATCTTTGACGCTGCAAAAGATGGCGATGCTTTTTCATTGATTGTTGTTGATAAAGTGTCACAATACCTTGGTTTAGCAACAGCTAACATCTCAAATATCCTAAACCCTGACTCTATCGTTATCGGTGGTGGTGTGTCTGCTGCGGGTGAGTTCTTGCGTAGCCGTGTGGAAAAATACTTCACACGCTATGCTTTCCCACAAGTTCGTAAATCAACCAAGGTTAAAATTGCCGAGCTTGGAAATGACGCAGGTATTATCGGAGCTGCTAGCCTTGCTAGCAAGTTTATGACTGACTAG
- a CDS encoding YqgQ family protein — MKTLYDVQQLLKRFGIYVYVGKRLYDIEVMKIELEKLYENQLITKDDYLKAELILRREHRIEEEKAND; from the coding sequence ATGAAAACACTTTATGATGTGCAGCAGTTATTGAAACGTTTTGGTATTTATGTCTACGTGGGCAAGCGTCTTTACGACATTGAGGTGATGAAAATAGAGCTTGAAAAACTTTATGAAAATCAGCTCATCACAAAGGACGACTACCTCAAAGCGGAATTGATATTAAGGCGCGAACATCGTATAGAAGAGGAGAAAGCAAATGACTAA
- a CDS encoding Dps family protein, which produces MTQVLDKEAIYTAVTHNVTAPGAKNAKTKAVLNQAVADLSKAYSIVHQVHWYMRGAGFYYLHPKMDELMDSLNATLDEMSERLITIGGAPYSTLKEFDENSRLSETKGSFDKPMAEHLARLVEVYTYLSNLYQVGLDVTDEEGDNPSNDLFSDAQADVEKTIWMLQAELGQAPGIRK; this is translated from the coding sequence ATGACTCAAGTTTTAGACAAAGAAGCCATCTATACTGCTGTTACACATAATGTCACTGCACCAGGTGCAAAAAATGCCAAGACAAAAGCTGTTTTAAACCAAGCTGTTGCTGACCTTTCAAAAGCTTATTCTATCGTGCACCAAGTACACTGGTACATGCGTGGCGCTGGTTTTTACTATCTCCATCCAAAAATGGATGAATTGATGGACAGCCTCAATGCCACTCTTGATGAAATGAGCGAACGATTGATTACCATTGGTGGCGCGCCTTACTCAACACTCAAAGAGTTTGATGAAAACTCTCGCTTGAGTGAAACAAAAGGTTCTTTTGACAAACCAATGGCTGAGCATTTGGCACGTTTGGTGGAGGTTTACACTTACCTTTCAAACCTTTACCAAGTTGGTCTTGATGTGACTGATGAAGAAGGCGACAACCCAAGTAACGACCTCTTCTCAGATGCGCAAGCTGATGTTGAAAAGACTATCTGGATGCTTCAAGCTGAGCTTGGTCAAGCACCAGGTATTCGCAAATAA
- a CDS encoding prepilin peptidase gives MNILLYFSLGASIASFLGLVVDRFPERSIVLPASHCDHCHSRLGISEMIPILSQVYYGSRCKHCKHAIPKRYMVIEAICGILFVLFGLGQMQLTTLLLLLMSLTLALYDLDQQEYPVFVWLVFTSLLLLFAHSYSLFAVLCLFGILAYMFPLKIGSGDFFYLASLSLIMDKMSILWIIQIGSWLGIITILSRKQKRTPIAFVPFLAAGFVLVLLMQRLGLFL, from the coding sequence ATGAACATTCTATTATATTTTAGCCTTGGTGCTTCTATCGCCTCTTTTTTAGGTCTTGTTGTTGACCGTTTTCCTGAACGCTCCATTGTTCTTCCTGCCAGTCATTGTGACCATTGTCACAGCAGACTTGGCATTAGTGAGATGATTCCTATTTTATCGCAAGTTTACTACGGAAGTCGCTGTAAACATTGCAAGCACGCTATTCCAAAGCGCTACATGGTTATCGAAGCCATTTGCGGCATTTTATTTGTCCTTTTTGGGCTTGGGCAGATGCAGTTGACGACACTTCTCCTCCTCTTGATGAGCTTGACGCTAGCACTTTATGACCTCGACCAGCAGGAGTATCCTGTTTTTGTCTGGTTGGTCTTTACTAGCCTTTTACTGCTTTTTGCTCACAGCTACAGCCTTTTTGCAGTTTTATGTCTCTTCGGCATTTTAGCTTATATGTTCCCACTTAAAATCGGCAGTGGCGACTTTTTCTATCTTGCCTCGCTTAGTCTTATCATGGACAAGATGAGCATTCTATGGATTATCCAGATTGGCTCTTGGCTAGGGATTATCACTATTCTAAGCCGTAAGCAAAAAAGAACCCCTATCGCTTTTGTTCCCTTTTTAGCAGCTGGTTTTGTTCTTGTCTTACTTATGCAACGGCTAGGGCTGTTCCTTTAA
- the nth gene encoding endonuclease III has translation MLSKAKSRYVIREIIKLFPDAKPSLDFNSVFELLVAVMLSAQTTDAAVNKVTPALFERFPDPESFAKATPTEIEPYISRLGLYRNKARFLHKCAIQLLENFDGQVPKTREELESLAGVGRKTANVVLSVGYGIPAFAVDTHVTRICKHHQICKQDATPLEIEKRVMDVLPKEEWLKAHQAMISFGRAICHPKNPECYKYPQLYHFPKNLS, from the coding sequence ATGCTATCAAAAGCTAAATCAAGATATGTTATTCGTGAGATTATCAAGCTCTTTCCCGACGCCAAGCCAAGTTTAGATTTTAACTCTGTTTTTGAACTTTTAGTGGCAGTAATGTTGTCGGCACAGACGACAGACGCTGCAGTCAATAAAGTCACACCTGCCTTATTTGAGCGCTTTCCAGATCCGGAAAGCTTTGCCAAGGCAACACCAACAGAGATTGAGCCCTACATCTCAAGACTGGGACTTTACCGCAACAAAGCTCGTTTTCTCCACAAGTGTGCTATTCAACTGCTCGAAAATTTTGATGGTCAGGTGCCAAAAACACGAGAGGAGTTGGAGAGTTTAGCAGGTGTTGGTAGAAAGACTGCTAATGTCGTGCTTAGTGTTGGTTACGGCATTCCTGCTTTTGCTGTGGATACACATGTGACACGTATTTGCAAGCACCATCAGATTTGCAAGCAAGATGCGACACCGCTTGAGATTGAAAAGCGTGTTATGGATGTTCTTCCAAAAGAAGAGTGGTTAAAAGCTCACCAAGCTATGATTTCCTTTGGACGAGCGATTTGCCATCCTAAAAATCCTGAGTGTTACAAGTATCCACAGCTCTATCATTTTCCAAAAAACTTATCTTAA
- a CDS encoding manganese-dependent inorganic pyrophosphatase, translating to MSKIFVFGHQNPDSDAIGSSLAFAYLAKEAYGLDTEAVALGTPNEETAFVLDYFGVEAPRVVTSAKEEGVDTVILTDHNEFQQSISDIADLTVYGVVDHHRVANFETASPLYMRLEPVGSASSIVYRMFKESNVEVPKALAGLMLSGLISDTLLLKSPTTHETDHQVAKELAAIAGVNLEEYGLAMLKAGTNLASKSAEELIDIDAKTFELNGNQVRVAQVNTVDIAEVLERQAEIEAAIQKAQADNGYSDFVLMITDIINSNSEILALGSNTDKVEAAFDFVLENNHAFLAGAVSRKKQVVPQLTESFNA from the coding sequence ATGTCTAAAATTTTTGTCTTTGGTCATCAAAACCCAGATTCTGATGCGATTGGTTCATCTCTTGCCTTTGCTTATTTGGCAAAAGAAGCTTACGGCTTAGACACAGAAGCAGTCGCACTTGGTACCCCAAATGAAGAAACAGCTTTTGTGCTGGATTACTTTGGTGTAGAAGCTCCACGCGTTGTCACTTCTGCTAAGGAAGAAGGCGTGGACACTGTTATCTTGACAGACCACAATGAGTTCCAACAGTCTATCTCTGATATTGCTGACCTGACTGTCTACGGTGTGGTTGACCACCACCGTGTGGCAAACTTTGAAACGGCTAGCCCACTTTACATGCGCTTAGAGCCAGTTGGTTCAGCGTCATCTATTGTTTACCGTATGTTCAAAGAAAGCAATGTCGAAGTGCCTAAAGCCTTGGCAGGTCTCATGCTTTCAGGTTTGATTTCAGATACGCTTCTCTTGAAATCTCCAACAACACACGAAACAGACCACCAAGTCGCAAAAGAATTGGCAGCTATCGCTGGTGTCAACTTAGAAGAGTACGGTCTTGCTATGCTTAAAGCAGGAACAAACCTTGCCAGCAAATCTGCTGAAGAATTGATTGATATCGACGCTAAAACATTTGAGCTTAACGGCAACCAAGTGCGTGTCGCACAGGTCAACACCGTTGATATCGCTGAAGTGTTGGAACGTCAAGCAGAGATTGAAGCCGCTATCCAAAAAGCACAAGCAGACAATGGCTATTCAGACTTTGTCTTGATGATTACAGACATCATCAACTCAAACTCTGAAATCTTGGCACTTGGTAGCAACACAGACAAGGTTGAAGCAGCCTTTGACTTTGTCTTAGAAAACAACCATGCTTTCCTAGCAGGTGCTGTTTCTCGTAAGAAACAAGTTGTCCCACAATTGACAGAAAGCTTCAATGCTTAG
- a CDS encoding DUF975 family protein, giving the protein MRTRESLKAEAKDLLRDNWWSGISLNTIPYLIVNILVAAVSWLAFSPFLLPLVGLGLLQDTYTDTTGVSDIGLILGGIVLGVIIFVLSILISFATNIVTIGIAASNLDWVKTGDASDAGLAKAFRYFSTKDFWKVFVLSLKQVLYIWLWSLIPVVGPIISFVKALAYSQTAYIYRQKGDVLTSGEIITESRKLMDGNKLDYFVLQLSFIGWLILSTLSFGIGLIWLVPYYNMTLAVYHKDLRESAAVID; this is encoded by the coding sequence ATGAGAACAAGAGAGAGTTTAAAAGCAGAAGCTAAGGATTTGCTGCGTGACAATTGGTGGTCAGGGATTAGTCTCAATACCATTCCCTATCTTATCGTCAACATACTGGTTGCTGCTGTGTCGTGGCTTGCCTTTTCCCCATTCTTGTTGCCTTTGGTTGGTCTAGGTCTGCTTCAAGATACCTACACAGACACGACAGGGGTCAGTGATATTGGTCTCATTCTTGGAGGGATTGTTTTAGGCGTTATTATATTTGTTCTTTCTATCCTCATCTCGTTTGCGACAAATATCGTAACAATTGGTATTGCGGCAAGTAACCTTGACTGGGTCAAGACAGGAGATGCCAGTGACGCTGGTTTAGCGAAGGCTTTTCGCTATTTTAGCACCAAGGATTTTTGGAAAGTTTTTGTCCTCTCTTTGAAGCAGGTGCTCTATATTTGGCTGTGGAGTCTTATCCCAGTGGTAGGTCCTATCATCAGTTTTGTTAAGGCCCTAGCTTACTCACAAACTGCTTATATTTACCGCCAAAAAGGAGATGTGCTGACGTCAGGCGAAATCATCACAGAAAGTCGCAAGCTCATGGACGGCAATAAACTAGATTACTTTGTCTTGCAATTGAGTTTTATCGGCTGGCTTATTCTCTCAACGCTTAGCTTTGGGATTGGACTCATCTGGCTAGTGCCGTATTACAATATGACCCTAGCTGTGTATCACAAGGATTTACGTGAATCTGCTGCAGTTATTGACTAA